Proteins from a genomic interval of Conexivisphaerales archaeon:
- a CDS encoding type II secretion system F family protein: MGLQAFAYVNFEWIGRAFLKFNKNLGGQLQAANIRIHPEVYASVFGMLTVIATAVALLVGIVGAIFVSPFFLLGLIAPLAIFMLYSIYPSFKAHNRAFNLESEVPYAAAYVSVMSTGGISPYKAIQRLRNVKLLPSLSQAAQLMAVDVEAIGMDPVSSMEKMARSLPSPDFKDLLLGYASTLSIGGDVVHYLQRKAYNIFENRARSMKNIGERISVVMESYAVVVILLALGLYILFIISKILPASAGGAFTVGNFVLFAYFLLPMLTAVFLFLLDIYEPRYPTSDWRPYKVLAISFPIGLAFAILTAAPYYFNLPSPLYTPMQAFGKLIGVPIGEQSAVAIALAFIIIFAPPAVVAIKVSREGSEMGTQLVSFLRDMVETRKTGIAPERCIQLLSKRDYGKFSSRLQKIAAKLSWGVSFDSILEDELKSTKNWFVAVNTFLLIDSIDVGGGTPDTLEALASFGEQILILEKEKASALRPLLLIPYIGGMTTLLTATVFLNFVQGLAQMSNFSFSFNQFAMIFLPPVVINTVLAGLVAGKASGEKISAGFLHCTILAVVTVVALAISPMFISGFAPFGS; the protein is encoded by the coding sequence ATGGGACTGCAGGCCTTTGCCTACGTTAATTTTGAATGGATTGGCAGGGCCTTCTTGAAGTTCAACAAGAACCTCGGGGGGCAATTGCAGGCAGCCAACATTAGGATTCACCCCGAGGTTTATGCTTCTGTCTTTGGGATGCTTACAGTAATAGCTACAGCCGTAGCACTTTTAGTTGGAATTGTGGGAGCCATCTTCGTATCTCCTTTCTTCCTTCTTGGGCTGATAGCTCCTCTCGCAATATTCATGCTTTACAGCATCTATCCTAGCTTCAAGGCCCATAACAGAGCGTTTAACCTCGAAAGCGAAGTGCCCTATGCTGCAGCATATGTCAGCGTTATGTCAACTGGAGGGATTTCTCCTTACAAGGCAATACAGAGGCTGAGAAACGTAAAGCTGTTGCCAAGTCTATCTCAGGCGGCTCAACTTATGGCGGTAGATGTGGAAGCGATAGGGATGGACCCGGTTTCTTCCATGGAGAAGATGGCGAGGTCTTTGCCATCCCCTGATTTCAAGGACCTCCTTCTTGGTTATGCCTCGACTCTGAGCATAGGTGGCGATGTGGTGCATTATCTGCAGAGAAAGGCCTACAACATATTCGAAAACAGAGCCAGGTCGATGAAGAACATAGGAGAAAGGATCTCTGTTGTTATGGAGAGCTATGCTGTCGTTGTGATTCTACTGGCTCTGGGTCTTTACATCTTGTTCATAATATCGAAGATCCTTCCTGCGAGTGCAGGAGGAGCATTCACTGTAGGGAACTTTGTGCTCTTTGCCTATTTCCTTCTACCTATGCTTACAGCAGTGTTTCTGTTTCTTCTCGACATCTATGAACCCAGATATCCAACATCAGACTGGCGACCATACAAGGTTCTTGCAATATCGTTCCCGATAGGCCTGGCATTCGCCATTCTGACAGCAGCTCCATACTACTTCAACCTGCCAAGTCCTCTCTACACCCCAATGCAGGCTTTTGGAAAACTGATCGGGGTTCCTATAGGGGAGCAATCTGCAGTTGCCATAGCACTGGCTTTCATCATAATTTTTGCACCTCCTGCTGTTGTGGCGATAAAGGTGTCAAGAGAGGGGTCCGAAATGGGGACTCAGCTTGTATCTTTCCTGAGGGATATGGTAGAGACAAGGAAGACAGGTATTGCCCCTGAGAGATGCATCCAGCTCCTCTCAAAGAGAGATTACGGCAAGTTTTCCTCAAGGTTGCAGAAGATAGCAGCAAAACTGAGCTGGGGAGTTTCTTTCGATTCGATCCTTGAAGACGAGTTGAAGAGCACAAAGAACTGGTTCGTAGCTGTTAACACCTTCTTGCTCATCGATAGTATAGATGTAGGTGGAGGCACTCCTGATACTCTTGAAGCTCTGGCATCATTCGGTGAGCAGATCTTGATACTTGAGAAGGAGAAGGCATCAGCGCTGAGACCTCTTCTGCTAATACCATACATAGGCGGTATGACCACTCTTCTCACCGCAACAGTCTTCTTGAATTTTGTACAGGGGCTCGCACAGATGAGCAACTTCTCCTTCAGCTTCAACCAGTTTGCTATGATCTTTCTTCCTCCAGTCGTTATCAACACAGTCCTGGCAGGACTGGTAGCAGGAAAGGCGAGTGGTGAAAAGATATCTGCAGGCTTTCTGCATTGCACCATACTTGCTGTAGTTACAGTTGTGGCTCTTGCAATAAGCCCAATGTTCATCTCAGGGTTTGCACCTTTCGGGAGTTAG
- a CDS encoding winged helix-turn-helix domain-containing protein produces MPFDTFDNLLWWMFVASRGGQMRMKILNYLLGSPANANRLAEELGINYRTVTHHLEILVQNGLVVAEGPKYGRVYFPSPLLLQGIKSYRNVVSLLNKGKEKKMSGVE; encoded by the coding sequence TTGCCGTTCGACACTTTTGATAACTTGCTGTGGTGGATGTTTGTCGCTTCGAGGGGAGGTCAGATGAGAATGAAAATCTTAAATTACCTGTTAGGCAGTCCTGCAAACGCTAATCGTTTGGCTGAAGAATTGGGTATCAACTACAGAACAGTTACTCATCATCTGGAGATACTTGTCCAGAACGGTCTTGTAGTTGCAGAAGGCCCAAAATATGGCAGAGTCTACTTCCCTTCTCCACTTTTACTTCAAGGAATCAAGTCATACAGAAATGTTGTTTCACTCCTGAACAAGGGAAAAGAGAAGAAGATGTCTGGAGTTGAGTAG